Proteins from a genomic interval of Pelagibaculum spongiae:
- a CDS encoding pilus assembly PilX family protein, which translates to MMKKQRGIVLLVSLVLLIVMSLIVLPTLEQGVIDQKLVVVNSDHQLADVGSEAALTGGEEALQNLTDAPAADHKADDIVTPARVDSSGELEDLPATWAWWLNPEDDGLQKTFQFGLKITGEDGNAVTDADGNNQIKFGDLTAPPRYVIEYVGYDLQDSTGRVEVVDPAQRMRRIGPSYYRVTSASVGRDQESLSRFQSLYIKRQ; encoded by the coding sequence ATGATGAAGAAACAACGCGGGATCGTTTTACTAGTCAGTTTGGTTTTATTGATCGTCATGAGTTTGATTGTTTTACCGACTTTAGAGCAAGGCGTTATTGATCAAAAATTAGTCGTAGTTAACTCAGATCATCAATTGGCTGATGTTGGGTCAGAGGCTGCTTTAACCGGTGGCGAGGAAGCATTGCAAAACCTGACAGATGCGCCTGCTGCAGACCATAAAGCTGATGACATTGTAACGCCAGCCAGAGTAGATAGTTCAGGTGAACTTGAAGACTTACCTGCGACTTGGGCTTGGTGGTTAAATCCTGAGGATGATGGTTTACAAAAAACATTCCAGTTTGGTTTGAAAATTACTGGAGAAGACGGTAATGCAGTCACGGACGCTGATGGTAATAATCAAATAAAATTTGGTGACTTAACTGCACCGCCAAGGTATGTAATTGAATATGTGGGTTATGACTTGCAGGATTCTACTGGGCGAGTTGAAGTAGTAGACCCTGCTCAAAGAATGCGCCGAATTGGTCCTAGTTATTATCGAGTGACCAGTGCCAGTGTTGGTCGAGATCAGGAATCACTGAGTCGTTTTCAAAGTCTCTATATAAAAAGGCAGTAG
- a CDS encoding PilW family protein — MIKFSRPSQQQGISLIELMISLVLGLLVLAAVSRVFVAGQTTDRNMMVRQQLQQQARSVESRIELMLREAGYRIRAQDDPWLTFPEVAAANDCPAMAAGVVIAPATTGNGICFRRQFSTTDKTCLGTFAGAEAVHTQRIFFNAQNQLRCAVGANDSLLASMVGDFRIRYGIRPAGQSSGLSYFTSGTTSPTDAELTRLGAVRLDLLMLSTQNVNSAVANYFFPLDAAAATTITTGDDRLYIPRSMVISIRNRTI; from the coding sequence ATGATTAAATTTTCTCGACCTTCTCAACAACAAGGCATTAGCTTGATTGAGCTGATGATCTCATTGGTGCTGGGGTTGTTGGTTTTAGCTGCGGTTTCGAGAGTATTTGTTGCAGGGCAAACAACCGATCGAAATATGATGGTTCGCCAGCAATTACAGCAGCAAGCCAGATCAGTCGAAAGCCGGATTGAATTAATGCTGAGAGAAGCAGGCTATCGGATTCGTGCTCAAGATGATCCATGGTTAACTTTTCCTGAGGTTGCTGCAGCTAACGATTGTCCAGCAATGGCCGCTGGGGTTGTGATTGCACCGGCAACTACAGGAAATGGTATTTGTTTCCGTCGGCAGTTTTCTACAACGGATAAAACTTGTCTTGGAACATTTGCTGGGGCAGAGGCTGTGCATACTCAGCGAATATTTTTTAATGCACAAAATCAATTACGTTGCGCGGTTGGTGCAAATGATAGTTTATTAGCTAGCATGGTGGGTGATTTCAGAATTCGTTATGGCATTAGACCCGCAGGACAAAGTTCGGGTTTAAGCTATTTTACAAGTGGCACAACGTCACCTACTGATGCTGAATTGACTCGATTGGGTGCAGTTCGACTTGATTTACTTATGCTTAGTACGCAAAACGTGAATAGCGCTGTAGCTAATTATTTTTTTCCGTTAGATGCTGCTGCAGCCACCACAATTACAACGGGAGATGACCGGTTATATATTCCTCGCAGCATGGTTATCAGTATTAGAAACCGAACGATTTAA
- the pilV gene encoding type IV pilus modification protein PilV — MQRGFSLIEVLLALVVMSAGMLGLAFQQLEAAQMGTARQLQSRAVALSNELIESIKANPAGWSGYYKAPGTAFPVEIAACTAATSCTVSELAARELFDWRLKVRRMMPQVTDAQLNSGFYICHDPDPTDVNVCNGDNASSERQQTVIQMTWDSFADGSGAVTTQQFRVVFWP; from the coding sequence ATGCAGCGGGGGTTTTCCCTTATTGAGGTCCTTCTAGCGCTGGTAGTAATGAGTGCAGGCATGCTTGGGCTGGCCTTTCAGCAGCTGGAAGCTGCGCAAATGGGCACTGCTCGGCAACTTCAGTCTCGAGCAGTGGCGTTAAGTAATGAATTGATTGAGTCGATCAAGGCTAATCCTGCTGGGTGGAGTGGATATTATAAAGCGCCGGGTACAGCATTCCCTGTTGAAATCGCTGCTTGTACTGCAGCGACATCTTGCACAGTTAGCGAATTGGCAGCGCGTGAATTATTTGATTGGCGATTAAAGGTCAGGCGAATGATGCCACAAGTAACAGACGCTCAGCTAAATAGTGGTTTTTATATTTGTCACGATCCAGACCCAACTGATGTAAATGTTTGTAATGGTGATAATGCTAGTAGTGAGCGCCAGCAAACGGTCATTCAAATGACTTGGGATTCTTTTGCCGATGGTTCGGGTGCAGTAACAACCCAGCAATTTAGAGTGGTATTTTGGCCATGA